A window from Citrus sinensis cultivar Valencia sweet orange chromosome 3, DVS_A1.0, whole genome shotgun sequence encodes these proteins:
- the LOC102626599 gene encoding B2 protein: MENNQQSFWQFSDQLRVQASNLANLSLNDSIWSNNYGSKRPDERKNFDIRVGGQVNVNPFTKGSDLNAFDGGYKSISSNYNDIGLGPIGQIVAPASASQKNVGINGGFNKGIYSKSGHFGLSTINNNNINSYMNVNLKGNRNKEEHDHHGLGSKSGKKNSNKKNNNKDGDNNSDNKDTKTAADKRFKTLPPSEALPRNETIGGYIFVCNNDTMAENLKRQLFGLPPRYRDSVRAITPGLPLFLYNYSTHQLHGIFEAASFGGTNIDPTAWEDKKCPGESRFPAQVRVVTRKICEPLEEDSFRPILHHYDGPKFRLELNVPEAISLLDIFEEQDS, from the exons ATGGAGAACAATCAGCAGTCGTTTTGGCAATTCAGTGATCAACTGAGGGTGCAAGCATCAAACTTGGCTAATCTGTCACTCAACGACTCGATCTGGAGCAACAATTATGGGTCGAAGAGGCCGGATGAAAGGAAGAATTTCGACATCAGAGTCGGCGGTCAAGTGAATGTGAATCCATTCACTAAAGGGTCTGATTTGAACGCCTTCGATGGTGGTTACAAGAGTATCAGCAGCAACTACAACGATATTGGCCTAGGCCCTATCGGCCAGATTGTGGCCCCTGCCTCGGCCTCTCAAAAGAATGTTGGGATCAACGGTGGATTCAACAAAGGGATTTATTCAAAGTCAGGTCATTTTGGTCTTAGCaccatcaacaacaacaacatcaacaGTTATATGAATGTTAATTTGAAGGGGAATAGGAATAAGGAAGAGCATGATCATCATGGACTTGGAAGCAAGAGTGGCAAGAAGAACAGCAACAAGAAGAACAATAACAAAGATGGTGACAATAATTCCGATAATAAGGACACTAAGACTGCTGCTGATAAGAGGTTCAAGACTCTCCCACCTTCGGAGGCTTTGCCTAGAAACGAAACCATTGGTGGCTATATTTTTGTCTGCAACAATGATACCATGGCTGAGAATCTCAAAAGACAGCTCTTTG GATTGCCTCCACGTTACAGGGATTCAGTGAGAGCTATAACCCCTGGCTTGCCCCTTTTCCTTTATAACTATTCCACCCACCAGCTGCATGGAATTTTTGAG GCTGCTAGCTTTGGAGGTACAAATATTGATCCTACAGCCTGGGAAGACAAGAAATGCCCTGGCGAATCACGATTCCCAG CTCAGGTCCGGGTTGTTACACGGAAAATCTGTGAACCGCTTGAAGAGGATTCCTTCAGGCCAATTCTCCATCACTATGATGGCCCCAAGTTCCGCCTTGAACTAAATGTGCCTGAG GCAATTTCTCTCTTGGACATATTTGAAGAACAAGACTCTTGA